The nucleotide window CAAAACTCTTCTCTTGTTGTGGGGATAACCCTGCACTGCAAGGGTTTAATGTTCATGTAGATAGGGGAAATTTATACTTATTTCCTTTGCTACCCAGCAGCAGTTTCCCCATCAGTTGCATCCCTGTGCTGCAGCTACTATTAGTCTGCAGCTGCAGGTATTGACGCCACCCCACATCAGCTACTGGTGTCACCGCCGGTATAGCCCTGCACTGTAAGGGGAGGAAGGCAAGTGCTCACCTATAGCCCTGTAATGGTTGGCACAGGGGGAACAAGGGATATAAGGTAAGTACAGTCGTGTTTGCTTTCCCCTGGCCAAAAACATACAGGGCAATCCCCACTGCTAGGAAAGTTTCTGAACCTGGTTTTTagcttttaattaataaaaaaaaccttttttacaaTCAATCCGGTTTGTTATTTTAGCAGTACCTGACAAGGCTGAGATAATGTCCTCTGAGTGCAGCCTGCCCTTTTCAGCCAAAAACATCACCCCGACCCCATGCAGACATAAATGTATTGGGGTCTCCTATATTCCTTATTGGCtgtttaaagtgattttttactatttacattgATGGAGAATAAAATACCCAGACAAAATAAGTAAAAGGGGATTTTTCCCCCTAAGGTAATGGCGACTACTCTAATCAGTGTAAAACTAGATTTGTAATTGGTGCCCAGGTAAGGTAAGGTGTGCAATCAACGTACAGGAAAATTTCACAGCACAGGTTAGCAAAACCTTACAAAATTCTATTCTAGTTTACCCCTACACATGGAAGTGAGTGTTTTCATGCTTTGCACATGTACATGCAGTGTGAACCTACCTCCCTGAATCAAAGGGCCCTCAACAGTTTTTCATCATGTTGTGGTCTGCTAAGGATTCCAATGTATGTGCATGATTGCTTTATACTAGGGGAGCCTAGTTGCAAAGTGCGGTCATACAGATTACAGGGCCTTGCTAAATGGTGTGATGTTTCTACTAgtgggaagttttttttcccaaatagtCAATTTAAGTTATATTTGCCTTATGAATGCCTTATTATATATAAGCCCTGGCTGCCCCTATCCATCTGTTCCAGGCATACCAGTTATTGTGCCCCTAACTCACACCATGGTTCCTTCTGCTGATCTGTACGTCTGAGTGGTGGAATGAACCATAACCGAATAGAGGAGGGGGGTAAATTCTGACTCGCTAACTAACCAGGAGGACTTGTCCAGTGTTATGCTCTGctctttcatttctctttttgcTTTGTCTAATTTCATCGTCTTTGATTTTTCTCCGTTCACAGTGGTCAAGCAACGAATGCAGATGTACAATTCCCCGTACAGGAGCATGCTGCATTGCATTCAATCTGTAAGCAGAACAGAGGGAATCAGTGCTTTCTACCGCAGCTACAGCACCCAGCTGTTTATGAACATTCCTTTCCAAGCCATTCATTTCATCACCTATGAGTTCACCCAGGAGCAGCTGAACCCACAGCGCCAATATAATCCAGGATCTCACATTATTTCCGGTGCCATTGCCGGAGCGGTAGCGGCCGCCGCCACCACACCACTGGACGTGTGTAAAACCTTACTGAACACCCAAGAAAACACTGCCCTCAGTTCAGTTAATATCAGCGGTCACCTTTCTGGCATGGCCAATACCATAAGGACGGTCTATCAAATTGGAGGCCTGGGAGGCTACTTCAAGGGAGTGCAAGCCAGAATCATCTATCAGATGCCTTCTACAGCCATTGCCTGGTCTGTCTATGAATTCTTCAAATACTTTCTGAGCAGACGCAATCAATGAGAAGCTGCTGAATCTCACAGCAGTGGCACCTTCTCTTCTTTAGGGCGCCGTTCCTCCTGCGGGTCACCCAGAACAATAAAGTGGCACCTTGTGATCCCTCATGAGGAGTCCGCCATGTTTGGAACCTACCAAAGACCAAAAGCAATGGGGAAAttattaacttatttttaatTAGATGATTCTATTAATATTTAATGGTTGCTTCATGGAAGGCGACTTTTCCTACTACATCAAGtccaatatatttttagtttttaaagtatAACTTTATCTGCTTGTAATGAAATCACATTCTGATATGAAGGTGCAgaaatgaaaatgctttttatacaGAAATGAAGGTTTGAAGTGTGACGGGCAAAGCCTGGTAAAGCTTTGCTTCTGGTGTGACAATAGAGAAAGCTGGAAAAGCCGGCCTTCCCCTCATACACAAGTTTGGCTTTGGGTGAAAGTGCAGGAGGATTACTTGGTAAGAATCTTGGTTTGTGTATGACTTGGTGATAGAGATTTAATAGAAGGCTGCAATATGTGCACCCAGCTGCTATAAGGTTAGACGTGCAGTTGCCTGCACCTAATTGCTTCCAATCCATATTCACCCAGGAGCGGTGAGGAGGAAATACGGACAAGTGAGGAGCCGCTGTAATGCTTTAGTAAGCATTTGAAATGCATTTGGGGTTCTTTTTCCAAAGGCTCACGGGCCATACACTATCCTTGCAATGTGGCTGGAAAGTAATACCCCATCATGGCAATTCTGCATCTGACCACCCTCAGACGCTGCATGTGCCATCTAAGTACCTGAACCCAACCACACACCAGCCATAAATAGATATTTAGACCCTTCTGGTGTGTCTGTTTCATTCAGGCGTCTGTAGTAACCACACTTTGGCTTTGCTATGCTTCTTTACATTAATTAACATCATTTTCCTTTATTGATCAGGAAAAGGTTTTCATATGAAGTCGGTATTGTTGGCTGAAGTGCAACGCCTGAGTATTGGTGATACCAGTGCAGGTCAATGGGAGGAAACCTAAAGATTCCTCTGTTACCCCGCTGTTATCCTCAGATTATCTCCGAGATATATGGCCGCTGTGTCACTACGGGAAACTATTCAATAATGCTATTGAAAGTTTCCTTTACCACTGCAATCTGCTGCTGCACCTTCATTTATCTTTGTATCATAAAAACCATTATATAAATGCATAGAGAATTACAGTGACAACACCAATATTTACAATGGTGAATAACTGCTGTATTCATCCTAAAGTGAATACAGCCCCAATGGGCAGAATCAAAATTTGCTATAAGGGCAGGAGGCAAATTGGGAATCTTGGAGGGTGGTTCTGCCCTAGTGGGGTCCCAGGTGCAGTAGGACTTGCCCCTAATTCTTTAACAGAATATAATTATTGCTGTAGCGGCCCCATTTCCACTCGGCATTGCCATGGCTTTATCAGTCACCAGCTGCACCCCCTATGAAATGACCGGCAGGTATTAATCTTTGACTAAGTGCCCTATTCCCCCGGCTTGGTGCAGGAGCATTGAGGTTGTATCCGAGGCCCCTGGACTGTCACCACCTTAGGCCCCTGCATAGGTTGCCTTGTGGTTGATgaggttttgctttaaagcacaTTGGAAACAAAAAGCTAAATGTAATGAGCAGAGCTGACCGGCTCAGCACTTTCCCGGGATTGAAGAGCGGTCTGTTATGGAAGCCTGATTGCTATGGcagtgctcagcccagaaatgtttttaagctgggtgtgagAAAGCCTACTGACTGTATTCCTTCCTGGGATAGGGGGGCAGATTTCAGCTAAATTTTTCCCCTTTATCCATTGCCTTTCTGAGCAAACCCCAACTCCGTATGTAATGactgaaaatctatttttatagagTTTTTCCCTAGTCACTGTTCTATCATATATCGGTGtgcaacccagaaatgtttttgggttggaagaagctgtaggcaggtggcagacccGGTATTGTgcccaactcttcagtatccacccaaaaacagccgggtggttactgaaaagtgcagggtggtgcgcccagctaaaaggctcGGGGAGATCACTGTATATACAGGCTTGGGTAGGCCTCTAATGTCTGGGTGGGGTGAATAGAGCTTTGCTGTCACACTTTATAACTTCATAACTGAAAATAAGAGTCTTCTACATTCATTGCACCATTATCTAGTCATACAGGAGTCGCTCTTTAATCTCTAGAATAGATCTAGAGGTTTTATTTTGCAGTAGCAAAACCATAATCTGATTTCCTATATGCACTTTtagtgtcatatatatatatatacacagcatatCTGTATGCAGTCTTCAGGGGAAGGGAGGGGGCGTGTCTGATTTTGCTCCGCCTTTTGATTGTGTCCCCGCCCCTGCAGTTCTCTTCTAGTTCTTTATATGGAACAGTGCAGATTAAATGCTGCTTGGGTGGGCAAAGAATCAGATGACCGCACTCCTCCCTGCACTACAAAAATTCTATTTCCATTAAAGTTTTCTGCAGAGGAACAACCACAGGGGCTTCACAAAGTGGAGCTGGACATTAACGCTCAGAGCCCAGCAATGCTGGATGGTAGTTTTGCTGTAGCAGCATATAGAGAAATAATTCTAGAGAGGTTGTCTCTATTTATTTATGGTATTATCACTGCTATACCAGACCACAGGACTACGCACAAACGTAACAAATGtctattttacagaatatatgaatattgtaatgttttatgtacTCAGATATATATTAGAGTGAATGTAAATAGTTTTCTGCCATATTTTTCTATGGATGAAGCAGACAGGGTATTTCAGCTTTTATTGCAATCATGAAGAGACTTTATATTTAGAGAAAGTCTCATTTCTGCCTTAAAGTGCGGTCAGCATTGTGAACAATTCACCCGGCTTACCTCTGTGTGCTGCGATGATatattgtgctgtatgtacatcagcTTTGGACTTTGATTTTATTCCTAAATGCAAATTTTAGGCCAATTCtgcaaagattttatattttataccaaaTATTCTTATCGGGATGTTGATATTCCGTTtgctatgtaaagtgaaaatttaccTGACCTGATTCTAACACTGATGGGGACTTGGGGGTTCTGGAGCCACCCTGGATTTTAGGGTTGGGTTACCCAGGTTTATATAAAGTGCCAACCCTTCTTGAGACCCAAAGATAAACCACTC belongs to Pyxicephalus adspersus chromosome 2, UCB_Pads_2.0, whole genome shotgun sequence and includes:
- the SLC25A37 gene encoding mitoferrin-1, producing the protein MELRSAGLTMEARDGVSALPGEGEDYESLPEGVSPLTHMTAGAVAGILEHTVMYPVDSVKTRMQSLQPDPKAQYRGVMEALKRMIRTEGLMTPLRGINVTMLGAGPAHALYFACYEKMKTTVGSMINHVGNSHLANGVAGSLATVLHDAVMNPAEVVKQRMQMYNSPYRSMLHCIQSVSRTEGISAFYRSYSTQLFMNIPFQAIHFITYEFTQEQLNPQRQYNPGSHIISGAIAGAVAAAATTPLDVCKTLLNTQENTALSSVNISGHLSGMANTIRTVYQIGGLGGYFKGVQARIIYQMPSTAIAWSVYEFFKYFLSRRNQ